In Paenibacillus sp. BIC5C1, a genomic segment contains:
- a CDS encoding ABC transporter ATP-binding protein, with the protein MITARHLQKEFKTPVVREGRFSGLRTLFSREYLSKEAVRDISFDIGKGEFVGYIGPNGAGKSTTIKMLTGILHPTSGEVLLGGMNPHQERRRTVGRLGVVFGQRSQLWWDLPVKDSYDILAEMYGVRADDKKKRLAQFAELLDLESFWATPVRKLSLGQRMRADLAASMLHDPELLFLDEPTIGLDVNAKRNIRQFLRTLNEEFGKTILLTTHDMDDIEQLCSRVMVINHGQLTYDGSIPSLRDTIGLPTLIRVTYRGSFHMPEAISSAIQITGTEGQIVTVEVNRKEWSTMDILKQLEQWGEIEDVEMKEPDFEDIIHRVY; encoded by the coding sequence ATGATTACAGCGCGGCATCTGCAAAAGGAGTTCAAAACCCCTGTGGTACGTGAGGGTCGGTTCTCCGGGCTACGCACCTTGTTTTCACGTGAGTATCTGTCCAAGGAAGCGGTTCGAGACATCAGCTTTGATATTGGCAAAGGAGAATTTGTTGGATATATCGGCCCCAATGGGGCTGGAAAATCCACCACGATCAAAATGCTGACGGGTATCCTTCATCCGACATCGGGTGAAGTATTGCTCGGTGGCATGAATCCACATCAGGAAAGACGCCGCACGGTTGGACGCCTCGGTGTCGTGTTCGGGCAGCGCAGCCAGCTCTGGTGGGATCTGCCCGTGAAGGATTCGTATGATATTTTGGCCGAAATGTACGGAGTCCGTGCAGATGACAAAAAGAAACGATTAGCCCAGTTCGCCGAGCTGCTGGATCTGGAATCGTTCTGGGCTACACCTGTCCGTAAGCTCTCGCTTGGACAGCGGATGCGTGCGGATCTGGCAGCTTCCATGCTGCATGATCCTGAACTGCTTTTTCTCGATGAACCGACGATTGGACTGGATGTAAACGCGAAGCGGAACATTCGTCAATTTCTTCGTACATTAAATGAGGAGTTTGGCAAAACGATTCTGCTGACCACCCATGACATGGACGACATTGAGCAGCTATGCAGTCGGGTGATGGTGATCAATCACGGTCAGCTTACGTATGACGGCTCGATCCCTTCTCTGCGCGACACCATCGGTCTTCCAACACTTATCCGAGTTACGTATCGAGGTTCGTTTCATATGCCAGAAGCGATATCATCCGCCATTCAGATCACAGGGACAGAGGGCCAAATCGTCACTGTCGAAGTAAATCGAAAAGAGTGGAGCACGATGGACATTCTGAAGCAGCTCGAACAATGGGGCGAGATTGAGGATGTCGAGATGAAAGAACCGGATTTCGAGGATATTATTCATCGAGTGTACTGA
- a CDS encoding succinylglutamate desuccinylase/aspartoacylase domain-containing protein, translating to MLVTKHTLAASSAHATPYYLVRGTKPGPVIMITSGVHGNETASMAAAQKLANDCMAGRRHVVRGLLIIIPRVNQKAYRNHNRGKPDLNRTFPRHISGKAKHPLASAVFQLARQYGPDWWLDLHEANGLSQRSSRVLGQTLITNPGSKAVPVCKRIIGRMNRSIPIRDRHFNLKKHELPGSARTAAARLLQARSVTVETCWSLNRSDRIKYQTEIVHHFLREAGLF from the coding sequence ATGCTTGTAACCAAACACACCCTTGCTGCATCCAGTGCACACGCTACTCCCTATTATCTCGTTCGGGGCACGAAGCCCGGACCCGTCATCATGATTACATCGGGAGTTCACGGAAATGAAACCGCGAGCATGGCCGCTGCGCAGAAGCTGGCGAATGACTGCATGGCAGGGCGTCGACACGTGGTTCGTGGACTCCTTATTATTATTCCACGAGTGAATCAGAAGGCTTACCGAAACCATAACCGTGGAAAACCTGATTTAAATCGCACCTTCCCGCGGCATATTTCTGGCAAAGCCAAACATCCGCTTGCCTCCGCCGTCTTTCAGCTTGCCCGTCAATATGGACCTGACTGGTGGCTGGATCTGCATGAAGCCAATGGATTATCCCAACGCAGCTCCCGGGTACTCGGACAAACCTTGATTACCAATCCAGGCAGTAAGGCTGTTCCGGTATGCAAACGAATTATAGGGCGAATGAATCGGTCGATCCCCATTCGTGACAGGCACTTCAATCTGAAGAAGCATGAGTTGCCCGGTTCAGCACGAACAGCCGCAGCTCGCCTGCTTCAAGCCCGCTCGGTTACCGTGGAGACCTGCTGGAGTCTTAACCGATCAGACCGGATCAAGTATCAGACGGAAATTGTGCACCATTTCCTCCGCGAAGCAGGCCTGTTTTGA
- a CDS encoding MerR family transcriptional regulator: MKTMTRGELAKRTGVSMATLRYYEDSGILPAPRRSSNGYRVYTEDYLVKVKFIKDAQSLGYSLKEIQDTLQLLSQEDMESDALKTLVRDRIEEIQLHIDNLQQMQTLLAGLLLTPEHDIHNYIESFRINKEEGKS; the protein is encoded by the coding sequence ATGAAAACCATGACAAGAGGAGAGTTAGCCAAACGTACGGGTGTGAGCATGGCAACGCTCCGGTATTACGAGGACAGTGGAATTCTGCCTGCTCCCCGTCGTTCGTCTAACGGATACCGTGTGTATACCGAGGATTATCTGGTTAAAGTCAAATTCATTAAGGATGCTCAATCACTGGGTTATTCCTTAAAGGAAATACAGGATACGTTGCAGCTGCTCAGTCAAGAGGACATGGAGAGTGATGCACTAAAAACACTTGTACGTGACCGAATTGAAGAGATTCAGTTGCATATCGATAACCTGCAGCAGATGCAGACACTTCTTGCGGGGTTACTCCTGACGCCAGAGCATGATATTCACAATTACATTGAATCTTTCCGAATCAACAAGGAAGAGGGCAAATCATAA
- a CDS encoding lipase, translating to MRILEWILVMVTVISAVVILMAPKRQAVKVGTLSALALVILLHGVVDHFRVQLLPTYIVALVLLIVLAIQLRKSGRRMQNTQKSKRRSWFKTILASFLVLALSAGSIVLTSLFPAFTMPEPTGSFAIGTFSQQLTDESREETKTAEAGDKRELMINVWYPVDQETAKGLPLEHYPAELGEAISLVFGIPPVVFSYLDTIPTHVVKGAEVSAAQSKYPVLLFSPGIRSARFQSMTAIEELVSHGYIVVGIDHPYTSAQVTFPDGHVASYEPDPDDLTSEEVYQHNIEGVGIRAADASFVLDTLTQWNKHDPNQLLEGKLDLDHIGIFGHSYGGATTAEALAQDSRFKAGLSLEGGFWGTVSTTALQQPFMYIMSGETAKSLDPNTTAKDKVFYPEFETDLDRVMTSSLNDTYYLTVDHFFHQSFTDIPLISPIMFAKGITPEHNVDITRSYTLAFFDRYLKGEEQQPLLEGTSARFPEATYDAKYTKLRSNQED from the coding sequence ATGAGGATTTTGGAATGGATTTTGGTCATGGTGACGGTTATTAGCGCAGTAGTCATACTGATGGCTCCCAAACGTCAGGCAGTGAAAGTGGGTACGTTGTCGGCACTGGCACTGGTTATTCTATTGCATGGGGTAGTCGATCATTTTCGTGTGCAGCTGCTGCCCACCTATATCGTAGCCCTTGTTTTACTGATTGTATTGGCGATTCAACTACGGAAGTCGGGACGCCGTATGCAGAACACACAAAAATCGAAACGTCGTTCGTGGTTCAAAACCATCTTGGCATCCTTTCTAGTGCTGGCTCTCAGTGCAGGTTCAATTGTGCTGACGTCGCTTTTTCCTGCATTCACGATGCCCGAACCGACAGGTTCATTCGCCATAGGCACCTTTTCACAGCAGTTAACGGATGAATCTCGGGAAGAGACCAAGACGGCTGAAGCGGGTGATAAGCGAGAACTTATGATTAATGTCTGGTATCCTGTAGATCAGGAAACAGCTAAAGGATTACCGCTAGAGCATTATCCTGCCGAATTGGGAGAGGCGATCAGTCTCGTATTTGGAATTCCACCGGTGGTGTTCAGTTATCTTGATACGATTCCCACGCATGTGGTTAAAGGCGCTGAGGTGTCTGCCGCACAGAGCAAGTATCCAGTATTGCTGTTTTCACCTGGAATACGTTCTGCACGCTTTCAAAGTATGACCGCGATTGAGGAGCTGGTAAGCCACGGCTACATTGTTGTTGGAATTGATCATCCATATACCTCTGCTCAAGTGACATTCCCGGATGGACATGTTGCTTCTTATGAACCGGATCCTGACGATCTAACGTCAGAGGAAGTGTATCAACATAATATAGAAGGTGTTGGTATTCGTGCAGCCGACGCAAGCTTTGTACTGGATACGCTCACCCAATGGAATAAACATGATCCGAATCAACTGCTCGAAGGCAAGCTTGATCTGGATCATATCGGTATCTTTGGCCACTCCTATGGTGGTGCGACAACAGCGGAAGCACTGGCGCAGGATAGCCGTTTCAAAGCAGGACTCAGTTTGGAAGGTGGATTCTGGGGAACCGTATCCACGACAGCCTTGCAACAGCCGTTTATGTATATTATGTCAGGGGAAACAGCCAAAAGTTTGGACCCGAACACCACTGCCAAGGATAAAGTGTTTTATCCCGAGTTTGAAACGGATTTGGATCGGGTGATGACAAGCAGTCTCAATGACACGTATTACTTGACCGTGGATCATTTCTTCCATCAGAGTTTCACGGATATTCCGTTAATTTCACCTATCATGTTTGCCAAAGGCATAACACCAGAGCATAATGTGGACATCACAAGATCATATACGTTGGCCTTCTTTGACCGTTACTTGAAGGGAGAAGAGCAGCAGCCTTTGTTGGAAGGGACGTCAGCACGTTTCCCCGAGGCCACTTATGATGCCAAGTACACCAAGCTGCGGAGCAATCAGGAGGATTAA
- a CDS encoding FixH family protein — translation MSGQVRWFMPFIILILLTVGCSEQKQSQSGVMPEMIKVKLMVPDKVSIKENVSLQIQLTQGGKPVNDADHVQFQIWNEQDEPEAPSLEQGMMSAEELEAKGAITAKSTGEGLYEASYAFEQSGVYIVQVHVTAGAMHTMPRTKVTVEE, via the coding sequence ATGAGCGGACAAGTCCGTTGGTTCATGCCCTTCATCATTCTGATCCTCCTGACTGTGGGTTGTTCGGAACAGAAGCAGTCCCAGTCAGGTGTGATGCCGGAGATGATCAAGGTGAAGCTCATGGTACCGGACAAGGTGTCCATTAAGGAAAATGTTTCCTTGCAAATCCAGCTAACACAAGGGGGGAAGCCTGTGAATGATGCGGACCATGTGCAGTTTCAGATCTGGAATGAACAGGATGAACCCGAGGCACCATCTCTGGAACAAGGCATGATGAGTGCAGAAGAGCTTGAAGCCAAGGGAGCCATCACCGCGAAATCAACAGGTGAAGGATTATACGAAGCAAGCTACGCGTTTGAGCAATCCGGAGTCTATATCGTTCAGGTCCATGTCACTGCTGGTGCAATGCACACCATGCCCCGAACGAAGGTAACTGTAGAAGAATAA
- a CDS encoding disulfide oxidoreductase: MDTASKPERRAKHIDTRLFIAWAVSVIATGGSLYFSEIKGYIPCDLCWFQRIFMYPLTILLGIAYFKDDVGITKYVLPLSFIGGGISLYHVTIQRIYSATGSSVACGQIPCYTDYLNWFGFITIPLLALIAFIIIIVMLWGIGKTPKSSS, encoded by the coding sequence ATGGACACAGCTTCAAAGCCAGAGCGACGGGCAAAACATATTGATACCCGTCTGTTTATTGCCTGGGCCGTATCAGTCATTGCGACTGGTGGCAGCCTTTATTTCAGTGAGATTAAGGGATACATCCCCTGTGATCTGTGCTGGTTCCAGCGGATCTTCATGTATCCGTTAACGATTTTACTGGGCATTGCCTACTTCAAGGATGACGTGGGAATTACCAAGTATGTTCTTCCGCTGAGTTTCATTGGAGGCGGGATCTCGTTATACCATGTAACGATTCAGCGCATTTACTCAGCTACGGGTAGTTCAGTGGCATGCGGCCAAATTCCGTGTTATACCGATTACTTGAACTGGTTTGGTTTTATCACAATTCCGTTACTTGCACTGATCGCATTTATCATCATTATTGTTATGCTGTGGGGAATTGGAAAAACACCAAAATCTTCTTCATAA
- a CDS encoding copper amine oxidase N-terminal domain-containing protein: MKMKKFIAPMLSLTLLMPGIAGAAAAPQTPMTTMKASVNTPAADLRASLDHLLSEHFALAVTAMAKAYDGAKDADAAYKALDQNALDMQPAIASLYGDAGAKEFERIFRAHNKYTDDLVKATKMGNQAGIKQAQNNINGFVEEFSTFLSTATEGKLPKAAAKNALKVHEDLVQKVFDEYVAGDYTDAYKAYREGFKEMFDVSKALSTAITTQMPEKFENSKADTPAADLRSALNHLASEHFALSALQMQEQYDGRTAASNALVTAEAGNTADFKAAIASIYGNDGANAFEKIWVTNHVNAQSDYVTAVKNNDATARAAVEKRIDGFTTEFATFLDSATAGNLPKAAGQQALTTHEKQVQQVLDQYAAANYEGSYTTNREGFKVMFGVGQALGNAIVTQFNDKFQEQPTTPTMPGTDTTTVWMQLNSKTLKINDKTTNMDTTPMLWKNTSYIPLRFLSEGIGATVKWDKKAQQVTVMAGNDTLKFWVNNNVMEVNGMKKNVGATVFVNKDGRTQVPLRFIAELLGWDVKWAQKDGSITLTKSM; this comes from the coding sequence ATGAAAATGAAGAAATTTATCGCACCCATGCTGAGCTTGACGTTATTGATGCCAGGAATTGCCGGGGCTGCTGCAGCACCACAGACACCGATGACTACAATGAAGGCAAGTGTCAATACACCTGCTGCGGACCTGAGAGCGAGCCTGGATCACCTGTTATCCGAACACTTTGCACTCGCAGTAACCGCAATGGCGAAGGCATATGACGGAGCAAAAGATGCAGACGCAGCTTACAAAGCACTCGACCAAAATGCATTGGATATGCAGCCGGCAATCGCTTCCCTTTACGGTGATGCAGGAGCCAAAGAATTCGAACGGATCTTCCGCGCTCATAACAAATATACAGATGATCTTGTGAAAGCAACTAAAATGGGTAACCAGGCTGGAATCAAACAGGCACAGAATAATATCAACGGTTTTGTAGAAGAATTCTCTACATTCTTGAGCACAGCAACGGAAGGCAAATTGCCAAAAGCAGCAGCCAAAAATGCTTTGAAAGTACATGAAGATCTCGTGCAAAAAGTATTTGATGAATATGTCGCTGGTGACTACACAGATGCATACAAAGCTTACCGTGAAGGTTTCAAAGAAATGTTCGACGTGAGTAAAGCACTTTCCACTGCAATCACAACACAAATGCCTGAGAAATTCGAGAACAGCAAAGCGGACACACCAGCTGCTGATCTGAGATCTGCACTGAACCACTTGGCTTCCGAGCACTTCGCTCTGTCGGCTCTGCAAATGCAAGAGCAATATGATGGCCGCACAGCAGCATCCAATGCACTGGTTACGGCTGAAGCTGGAAACACAGCAGATTTCAAAGCAGCGATCGCTTCCATTTACGGTAATGACGGTGCCAACGCGTTCGAGAAAATTTGGGTAACCAACCACGTGAATGCACAAAGCGACTATGTAACAGCCGTTAAAAACAATGATGCAACGGCTCGTGCAGCTGTCGAGAAACGTATTGATGGATTCACAACGGAGTTCGCGACATTCCTGGATTCCGCAACAGCAGGCAACCTGCCAAAAGCTGCCGGACAACAAGCATTGACTACACATGAGAAGCAAGTACAACAAGTGCTGGATCAATATGCTGCAGCTAACTACGAAGGTTCGTACACCACCAACCGTGAAGGCTTCAAAGTAATGTTTGGTGTAGGTCAAGCCCTTGGTAATGCAATCGTGACGCAATTCAATGATAAATTTCAAGAGCAACCCACTACACCGACAATGCCTGGAACAGATACAACAACTGTATGGATGCAGCTGAACAGCAAAACGCTGAAAATCAATGACAAAACAACCAACATGGACACCACGCCAATGCTCTGGAAAAACACAAGCTACATTCCACTGCGCTTCCTGAGCGAAGGGATTGGTGCAACCGTGAAATGGGATAAAAAAGCACAACAAGTAACTGTAATGGCTGGTAATGATACATTGAAATTCTGGGTGAACAACAACGTTATGGAAGTGAACGGCATGAAGAAAAATGTGGGTGCAACGGTCTTTGTTAACAAAGACGGACGTACACAAGTGCCACTGCGTTTCATCGCTGAACTTCTTGGCTGGGATGTAAAATGGGCACAAAAAGATGGCTCGATCACACTGACTAAATCTATGTAA
- a CDS encoding stalk domain-containing protein, whose protein sequence is MKKNLKKSAATMMVLGMTLTGATGVFAGTQLEKISAYLNHGISFNVDGAAYSPTDGNGKKLAPITYNNSTYLPVRAIADALHVPVSYDGKKGQVIIGEAPSNPSTLSNVTYSAAQKEAIQKAFAQFDGFETAYAPQQMVAGDTFKSVGAGGDGVSFTFNHMKVDVSPRDYSDGYNGKDVKLSNGVTAKWYTPDQTGMLTFKLDDRYVTISSPDHKLSQAQLQQVAVSVQKVQGNDQGVTGFADVKYTQEQSAAIRKAFAKFQGFETAYAPQHMIAGDSFKSVAAGGDGVNFVFNHMNVSVSPKDYSFSYDGKNVKLPNGVTAKWYTPDQTDMLTFKLDDRYVTLSSANNALTHTQLEQMAVSVQKVK, encoded by the coding sequence ATGAAGAAAAACTTGAAGAAATCTGCAGCAACGATGATGGTACTGGGCATGACTTTAACAGGAGCAACGGGCGTATTCGCAGGAACACAACTGGAGAAAATCTCGGCATACCTCAACCATGGAATCAGCTTCAATGTTGACGGTGCGGCGTACTCACCGACTGATGGAAACGGCAAGAAATTGGCTCCAATCACTTACAACAATTCAACTTATCTGCCTGTACGTGCCATTGCTGATGCGCTGCATGTACCTGTATCGTATGACGGTAAAAAAGGACAGGTGATCATCGGAGAAGCACCAAGCAATCCTTCCACATTGAGCAATGTAACCTATAGTGCAGCTCAAAAAGAAGCCATTCAAAAGGCGTTTGCACAGTTCGATGGCTTCGAGACAGCATACGCTCCTCAACAGATGGTTGCAGGTGATACTTTTAAAAGTGTAGGCGCTGGCGGCGATGGAGTAAGCTTTACTTTTAACCATATGAAAGTGGATGTGTCTCCAAGAGATTATTCAGACGGTTACAATGGCAAAGACGTAAAACTGTCCAATGGTGTCACAGCCAAGTGGTACACACCGGATCAAACGGGTATGCTCACGTTCAAACTGGATGATCGTTATGTCACAATAAGCTCACCTGACCATAAGCTGTCTCAGGCTCAGTTGCAGCAAGTGGCTGTATCTGTGCAAAAGGTTCAAGGCAATGATCAGGGTGTTACAGGCTTTGCTGATGTGAAATATACCCAAGAGCAGTCAGCTGCCATCCGCAAAGCCTTTGCCAAATTCCAAGGATTCGAGACTGCTTACGCACCACAACACATGATTGCTGGGGATTCATTCAAAAGTGTGGCTGCTGGCGGTGATGGTGTAAACTTTGTTTTCAATCACATGAATGTCAGTGTGTCACCTAAAGACTATTCCTTCAGCTATGATGGCAAAAATGTTAAACTGCCAAACGGCGTTACCGCCAAGTGGTACACACCGGATCAAACCGACATGCTAACATTCAAACTGGATGATCGCTATGTAACCCTTAGCTCGGCAAATAATGCCTTGACTCACACACAGCTGGAGCAAATGGCTGTATCTGTGCAAAAAGTGAAATAA
- a CDS encoding DUF6138 family protein: MSILYDQAMEEMIEVIEEWFSEQLKRDDLEKAVKRTTLQTGIFNDILLDYRPGRTTVDSVDLGLDEGLKSKNPGPFTEEQVRNEIQPKLVEVVQENLDKLADTPLIDYRFTLRGKFPTTEGKLQVTMLEYINEGKRQQLLERIHTYVDQKLLKGSYPTKPLESFFLTRHLLDPKLFPELDVAWTISQYDRIQELNKGRQEALAEHRGDIIRAITSWAENHFLPRYFDVQPSAYSANVYSLKPGASLEEDQPQSEHGQHVAQPIDLLLYAAVMILRYEPSYSKPKGLTFLELAKQLGSNRAARMMTEGSGTYAKEDIHVKNEQVECTANDVFSIITLIIRKEEAAAYEQAIAFITRLLKQGFPKSYKIKLKSSLKQYLPVKGLAKSDTHRFFANALEYPELRPLLEEYARAAIEEFEFYADTEGEKNCMPGSYATFGLGLADKRYFPLVEYYMGEVDDEHQLVQDKFTVAFAETHGVTESTVPALVACLRCSTDSLKLKIQPELEDEEKLELLVQSLQGMETYEVERALYPIWGKIEKLATLARKADGKRKELLLELLKAAGK; encoded by the coding sequence ATGAGTATACTCTATGATCAGGCAATGGAAGAGATGATTGAGGTCATTGAAGAATGGTTTAGTGAACAGTTGAAGCGGGATGACCTTGAAAAGGCTGTGAAGAGAACAACACTACAAACGGGGATCTTTAATGATATTTTGCTGGATTACAGACCTGGACGGACCACGGTAGATAGTGTGGATCTTGGATTGGATGAGGGATTGAAATCGAAGAATCCTGGTCCCTTTACGGAGGAACAGGTGCGGAATGAGATCCAGCCCAAGCTTGTAGAAGTGGTTCAAGAGAACTTGGACAAGCTGGCGGATACACCGTTGATCGACTATCGGTTTACCCTTCGCGGGAAATTCCCAACGACAGAAGGAAAGCTGCAAGTGACCATGCTCGAATATATCAACGAAGGGAAAAGGCAGCAGTTGCTTGAGCGCATTCATACATACGTAGACCAGAAGCTACTGAAAGGTTCATATCCAACAAAGCCGTTGGAATCCTTTTTTTTGACGCGTCACCTGCTTGATCCAAAATTGTTCCCTGAACTGGATGTAGCGTGGACTATATCGCAATATGATCGCATACAGGAGTTAAATAAAGGACGTCAGGAAGCTCTGGCGGAGCATCGTGGTGATATTATTCGTGCGATAACGTCTTGGGCGGAGAATCATTTTTTGCCACGGTACTTTGATGTACAGCCTTCTGCATACAGTGCCAATGTATATTCACTTAAGCCAGGTGCCTCTTTGGAGGAAGACCAGCCTCAGAGTGAGCATGGGCAGCATGTGGCACAGCCTATTGATCTGCTGTTGTATGCAGCCGTGATGATTCTTCGTTATGAGCCTAGTTACAGTAAACCGAAAGGACTTACCTTCCTGGAGCTGGCGAAACAGCTTGGCAGTAACCGTGCAGCGCGTATGATGACGGAAGGTAGTGGAACCTATGCCAAGGAAGATATTCATGTGAAAAATGAGCAGGTAGAATGCACCGCGAACGATGTGTTCTCGATCATTACCCTCATCATTCGCAAGGAGGAAGCAGCTGCCTACGAACAGGCCATTGCTTTTATCACCCGTTTGCTGAAGCAGGGCTTCCCCAAAAGTTACAAGATCAAGCTCAAATCCAGCTTGAAGCAGTATCTGCCTGTTAAAGGGCTTGCGAAGTCGGATACCCATCGATTTTTCGCAAACGCGCTGGAGTACCCAGAGCTGCGTCCGCTGCTTGAAGAATATGCACGTGCAGCGATCGAAGAGTTCGAATTTTATGCGGATACAGAGGGTGAAAAGAACTGTATGCCAGGCAGTTATGCAACATTCGGACTGGGATTGGCAGATAAGCGGTATTTCCCGTTGGTTGAATATTACATGGGGGAAGTGGACGATGAGCACCAGTTGGTACAGGATAAATTCACCGTTGCCTTTGCTGAGACACATGGAGTAACGGAAAGCACGGTACCTGCTTTAGTTGCTTGCCTACGTTGTTCTACGGATTCCCTGAAGCTGAAGATCCAGCCAGAGCTGGAGGATGAGGAGAAGCTTGAACTTCTGGTCCAATCGCTGCAAGGAATGGAAACCTATGAAGTGGAGCGAGCGCTGTATCCGATCTGGGGCAAGATAGAGAAACTTGCAACGCTGGCACGCAAGGCTGATGGTAAACGGAAAGAGTTACTGTTAGAGCTGTTAAAGGCCGCAGGGAAGTAA
- a CDS encoding extracellular solute-binding protein, whose product MYRKMMTALLALTMVAVTACSSGAKEEPSKEAAAPLALQDGKYEPAVQMSYLRAWNDDTKFKNGETAQNNVHTKWAKERLGIDLTTPWAVSVTNDAFYTKLRLSLSANEELPDIVSIRGDYNLVRELIESGKFADAGELFDKYASDTWKGAAESAPEEWYPYMYEGKRYGIPIFDYAYNGDPVMFIREDWLKKLGLEEPKTIDELVTVMDAFTNQDPDGNGKKDTYGLTVGMKNALNTWMTESGWIFGMYNTMPGQWNLNAEGTLEYGSVQPGVKEGLATMKEWLSKGYLPKEAGVYDEIKAAELFTAGKAGIIVGPHWMPNWPIDDVKKNVDGATYKAIALPTGPTGESHHHGSGASNGVVLINKDMVNPEIFFTYQNYLFDNFANPEVGGEFEHGFAQGYDFDIVDGKVLGEAEVKDGVSPLKYTITYDGARIPNLMMDTLAELATGKEPETPFEKNTKIANKPEVFAAAQVVVAHKDDAIKNKFTGAPTDTMKMKKDALDKLEKDTFSKIIYGQVGIDEFDAFVTKWKSMGGDQITTEVNEWFKTVN is encoded by the coding sequence ATGTATAGAAAAATGATGACTGCATTGCTTGCACTGACGATGGTTGCCGTAACGGCATGCAGTTCGGGGGCAAAGGAAGAACCATCCAAGGAAGCGGCTGCGCCACTTGCGCTGCAAGACGGCAAGTATGAACCTGCGGTTCAGATGAGCTATTTGCGAGCCTGGAATGATGATACAAAGTTCAAGAACGGAGAGACTGCACAGAACAACGTGCATACCAAATGGGCCAAAGAGCGTCTGGGCATCGACCTGACTACACCTTGGGCTGTGTCCGTGACCAATGATGCTTTTTACACGAAGCTTCGTCTCTCCCTGTCGGCTAACGAAGAGCTGCCGGATATCGTCTCCATCCGTGGTGACTACAATCTGGTGCGTGAGTTGATTGAATCGGGTAAATTCGCCGATGCAGGTGAATTGTTCGACAAGTATGCATCCGACACATGGAAAGGGGCTGCTGAATCCGCACCGGAAGAGTGGTACCCGTACATGTATGAAGGCAAACGCTATGGTATTCCGATCTTCGACTATGCCTACAATGGCGACCCGGTCATGTTTATCCGTGAAGACTGGCTGAAGAAGCTGGGACTGGAAGAACCTAAAACGATCGATGAGCTCGTGACGGTGATGGATGCCTTTACGAATCAGGACCCGGATGGCAACGGTAAGAAAGATACGTACGGTCTGACGGTTGGCATGAAAAATGCCCTCAATACCTGGATGACTGAATCTGGCTGGATCTTCGGAATGTATAACACGATGCCAGGACAGTGGAATCTGAATGCAGAAGGAACACTGGAATACGGCTCGGTTCAACCAGGTGTAAAAGAAGGACTTGCAACGATGAAAGAATGGTTGTCCAAAGGTTATCTGCCGAAGGAAGCTGGCGTATATGACGAGATCAAGGCTGCCGAACTGTTTACAGCAGGCAAAGCGGGAATCATTGTCGGACCACACTGGATGCCGAACTGGCCAATCGATGATGTGAAGAAAAATGTGGACGGCGCTACCTACAAAGCAATCGCCCTGCCAACTGGACCAACTGGCGAAAGCCATCACCACGGTTCGGGTGCAAGTAACGGGGTTGTGTTGATCAATAAGGATATGGTAAACCCAGAAATTTTCTTCACGTATCAAAATTATTTGTTCGATAACTTCGCTAATCCAGAAGTGGGCGGGGAGTTTGAACATGGCTTTGCCCAAGGATATGACTTTGATATTGTAGATGGCAAAGTGCTTGGTGAGGCTGAAGTGAAAGATGGGGTATCCCCCCTCAAGTACACAATTACGTATGACGGTGCACGGATTCCAAACCTGATGATGGATACGTTGGCAGAACTTGCTACAGGCAAGGAGCCTGAAACACCATTTGAAAAAAATACGAAAATTGCCAACAAACCTGAAGTGTTCGCTGCGGCACAAGTCGTGGTAGCTCATAAGGATGATGCAATCAAGAACAAATTTACGGGTGCACCGACGGATACGATGAAGATGAAGAAAGATGCGCTCGACAAGCTGGAGAAAGATACGTTCAGCAAAATCATTTACGGTCAGGTCGGCATCGATGAATTTGACGCGTTCGTGACAAAATGGAAATCCATGGGCGGCGACCAAATCACAACGGAAGTCAATGAATGGTTCAAAACAGTTAATTAA